One stretch of Rosistilla oblonga DNA includes these proteins:
- the xrtU gene encoding exosortase U encodes MNQIAETVDLPTQLAKFARAYRFELLILICFTPLALLHFRNLWRHDHYQFFPLILLVFPYLLWTSQQPGLPSSTSQRWEQGFTLTSLLLLAAALFLWSPNIAMMGAVFAAGSILLAMRRTGKIARFMPLWIVLWFLVRMPANLDTSLMLALQSWTSRAASLLLDALRIDHALLGNVIWAGPQNYFVEEACSGINSLFSLTALVAVALVLSPRPLVHAVLLIFAAAFWASVVNILRVALLVLFNERFQINLLEGTPHTIFGLLVFGFAGAMLVATDQFLMVFHQSEHIVDLDATKRQANGLQLNAPPLNNERSHPTPDSAPLLVGEHRFAAIASPLFIALLLGQFYSLVAGAGYAERQSLPQSNVTFVATDLPLAIDGWKQSGFEVQKRDALNFFGEHSAIWTYRRNNYEVFVSIDYPFRHWHELIICYENQGKELTSRKVLPSDNELPPIVYAELASRSGHTSLLAFCLFRRSGAALQPPPDTKGVAANLHGRFSRILDAGENSHEPTYQVQVLAPILNESDRLSDQAIIDLHQQVTRTLRSLVAAKTGDR; translated from the coding sequence ATGAATCAGATTGCCGAGACAGTCGATCTGCCAACTCAATTGGCGAAGTTTGCCCGAGCTTATCGCTTTGAATTGCTGATCCTAATCTGCTTCACTCCGCTGGCCTTATTGCACTTCCGCAACCTTTGGCGCCACGATCACTACCAGTTCTTCCCGCTGATCCTACTGGTATTCCCTTATCTGCTTTGGACTTCGCAACAACCAGGGTTGCCGAGTTCAACCTCGCAACGATGGGAACAAGGCTTTACGCTAACCAGCTTACTGCTGCTAGCTGCTGCACTGTTCCTGTGGTCTCCCAATATCGCGATGATGGGAGCGGTATTTGCCGCTGGCAGCATCCTGCTGGCGATGCGGCGAACCGGAAAAATTGCCCGCTTCATGCCGCTCTGGATCGTGCTTTGGTTTCTTGTTCGGATGCCGGCCAATCTCGACACATCATTGATGCTTGCGTTGCAGTCATGGACCTCACGTGCCGCCAGCTTGCTGCTCGACGCACTGCGGATCGATCATGCACTCTTAGGCAACGTGATCTGGGCTGGACCGCAAAACTACTTTGTCGAAGAGGCATGCAGCGGAATCAATTCACTCTTCTCGCTGACTGCACTGGTTGCGGTCGCCTTGGTCTTAAGTCCCCGCCCTCTGGTGCACGCGGTGTTACTGATATTCGCTGCCGCCTTTTGGGCCTCGGTCGTCAACATCCTCCGCGTCGCGTTGCTCGTTCTGTTTAACGAACGGTTTCAGATCAACCTACTCGAAGGCACGCCGCACACAATATTTGGATTACTCGTGTTTGGATTTGCCGGCGCAATGTTAGTTGCGACCGACCAGTTTCTAATGGTGTTTCACCAATCGGAGCATATCGTCGATCTCGACGCAACAAAACGTCAAGCTAATGGGTTGCAACTCAATGCGCCACCCCTGAACAATGAACGATCCCATCCGACACCCGACAGTGCTCCTCTTCTAGTCGGCGAACACCGATTCGCCGCGATCGCCTCTCCACTGTTCATCGCGTTGTTACTGGGACAGTTCTATTCGCTTGTTGCCGGGGCAGGATATGCGGAACGCCAATCGTTGCCGCAGTCCAACGTCACCTTTGTCGCTACCGATCTGCCTCTCGCAATCGATGGTTGGAAACAATCAGGCTTTGAGGTACAGAAACGCGACGCCCTAAATTTCTTTGGGGAGCATAGTGCGATCTGGACCTACCGGCGGAACAATTACGAAGTCTTTGTATCGATCGATTACCCGTTCCGGCATTGGCACGAATTGATCATCTGCTACGAAAACCAAGGCAAAGAGCTCACATCTCGGAAGGTGTTGCCGAGCGACAATGAACTTCCTCCCATCGTGTACGCGGAACTAGCCAGCCGCTCGGGGCACACCAGCCTATTAGCTTTCTGCTTGTTCCGACGTTCAGGCGCCGCGTTGCAACCGCCCCCCGACACAAAGGGAGTTGCTGCCAACCTCCACGGCCGATTCAGTCGCATCCTCGATGCGGGAGAGAATTCTCACGAGCCAACATATCAAGTGCAAGTGCTGGCGCCGATTCTCAATGAGTCGGACCGCCTCTCGGATCAAGCGATTATCGATCTACACCAACAGGTGACTCGAACGCTTCGATCTTTAGTCGCCGCCAAAACGGGAGACCGCTGA